In Portunus trituberculatus isolate SZX2019 chromosome 46, ASM1759143v1, whole genome shotgun sequence, a single window of DNA contains:
- the LOC123520137 gene encoding uncharacterized protein LOC123520137: MLAREAVDGGVVAARRRFFDRQETTESNFSGISCISGTEDILLAGGRAPFGYRAGLRRKSLEGGSLLETALCFDSEVDLEEKRMLDSHNIDTPTWLTQTTLEERYGAPTDIPPNGAGLDLEAAGGPSSHFSQARRYVGRRLGHGHHKRHPSPIRRRPREEESGKGSPPITVNVTTSSSYPENFYPIFLPMDQAFKAKYVFTNKKGKTLKEKTYLFLEHPCGWCCFFYHFIV; encoded by the coding sequence ATGCTTGCCCGCGAGGCCGTGGACGGTGGTGTTGTGGCAGCGCGCAGGAGGTTCTTTGATCGGCAAGAGACAACAGAAAGTAACTTTTCTGGAATATCGTGCATTTCTGGAACTGAAGATATTCTCTTGGCTGGAGGACGAGCTCCCTTTGGTTACCGCGCTGGTTTACGACGCAAAtcactggagggagggagtcttTTGGAAACTGCTCTCTGTTTCGATTCCGAAGTTGATCTGGAAGAGAAACGCATGTTAGACTCCCACAACATTGACACACCAACCTGGCTCACCCAGACGACCCTCGAGGAGCGCTATGGGGCCCCCACAGACATCCCGCCCAATGGTGCCGGGTTGGACTTGGAGGCCGCGGGCGGGCCAAGCAGCCACTTTAGCCAGGCTCGCCGCTATGTGGGGCGCCGCTTAGGGCATGGCCACCATAAACGCCATCCTTCCCCTATTCGGCGCCGCCCGCGGGAAGAGGAAAGCGGCAAAGGATCTCCACCCATTACCGTCAACGTGACTACGTCCAGTTCCTACCCAGAAAACTTTTATCCAATATTCCTGCCCATGGACCAAGCCTTTAAGGCCAAGTACGTCTTTACCAACAAAAAAGGCAAGACCCTGAAGGAGAAGACCTATCTCTTCCTAGAACATCCCTGTGGCTGGTGCTGCTTCTTCTACCATTTCATTGTGTAA